A segment of the Nostoc sp. TCL26-01 genome:
TCGCCGACAAATATTAGAAGCGCTGAGTCACAATGGTTCACTCCACAATTATGATATTCAACTCAAAAGAGCAGACGGAAACTCTTTGTGGGCGATCGCTTCCATTCAGTATTTAAACTTTAACAATGAATATGCTGTTTTAAAGATTCTGCACGACATTACAGAGCGCAAGCAAGTAGAAGCTGAGTTACAAGCACAAAATTCACTTTTACAAAGTATTTTTGAGCGAATTCCTTTAATGATCGCTCTTGGTAATCGAGAAGGGAAAATAAACTGGGTTAACCAAGAATTAGAAAATGTTTTAGGTTGGAGTTTAGAAGATTTCCAAAATCGTGATGTATTTGCTGAGTTATGTCCTAATACTCAATATCGTCAGTCTGTAATTAATTTTATTCAAGCAGCAGAACGTGTTTGGGGTGATTTCAAAACTCATTTGCGCGATGGCAGGGTATTAGATACTTCTTGGACGAATATCAGTCTGCCTAATGAACAAATCATTGGTATTGGGCAGGATATCACAACTCGTAAACAAACTGAACGAGCGTTGAAGGCACAGATTGAGCAAGAGCAATTAATGCGCTCAATTACTCAAAGAATTCGTCAATCTTTACATCTGCAAGATATTCTCAATTCTACAGTTAAAGAAATCAAAGATTTGCTAGGGGTTGATCGAGTTTTGGTTTATCAATTTGCCCCAGATATGAGTGGTAGAATTGTTGCGGAATCTATAGAACCTGGATGGACGGTGGCTTTAAATGTAGAGATTGAAGATACTTGTTTCCAAACAGGAGGAGGAGAAGAATATTATCAAGGACGCAAACGAGCGATCGCTAATATTTATCATGCTGGATTGACTGATTGTCATATTAATTTATTAGAACAATTTCAAGTCAAAGCTAATTTAGTTGTCCCTATTCTCTTAGAAGTGAGCGAGGAGAGTTCTAAACCTAGTTTATGGGGTTTATTAGTTGCTCACCAATGTTCTCATCCAAGACAATGGGAAGAACATGAACTAGATTTACTAGATCAACTTTCTGTGCCGATTGCGATCGCTATTCAACAATCAAGTATACTCCAGCAAGCACAAAATGAATTAGTAGAACGGCAAAAAGCGGAAGTTAGTTTAAGAAGTGCCTTGGCAGAAAAAGAAATTTTACTCAAAGAAGTTCATCATCGAGTAAAAAATAATTTGCAAATAGTTTCTGGATTGTTACTACTGCATTCTCAAAGCCTCAAAGATCCAGAGTTAATTAGAACTCTCCAGGAAAGTCAAAACCGTGTTGAGTCCATCTCTTTAATTCATAAAAACTTATATACTTCCCCAAATATTGGACAAATTGATGTTGCTGACTACGTGAATAATTTAGCCACGAGTATTCTAATGTCCTATCAATCTGATCCAGCAAAAATTAAGTTACTCACTAATATTAGTTCAATTAATTTGAATGTTGATCAAGCGATCGCCTGTGGTTTGATCATCAACGAATTACTTTCTAACTCTCTGAAGCACGCTTTTTTGCAGCAAACACAAGGCAAAATTAATATCGAATTACAAAAGGTTGGTGAAAACATTGAGTTAATTGTCAAAGATAACGGTATTGGCTTACCAGATAGTATAGATTGGCGTAATACAAATTCTTTAGGTCTTTCATTGGTTTATGACTTAGCAGTAGAGCAATTAGAAGGCACTGTTACAGTTAAAAGTCAACATGGCACAGTGTTTAAAATTAAATTTCCCCAATAATTTTACATTAGTAAATAGATAATGGTGCAAGCAAAAATTTTAGTTGTTGAAGATGAAATCATTGTGGCTAGAACTATTTCTAGTCAACTCCATCAACTAGGGTATATGGTTACAGCTACAGCTTCTTCTGGTAAAGTAGCGATCGCCAAAGCCTCAGAGACTAAACCAGATTTAGTTTTAATGGATATCATCCTCAAAGGCGAAATGGATGGTATCACAACTGCTAGTTACATACGTGAATATATGGATATTCCTGTCATATTTTTAACGGCTTACGGTGATGATAATACTATAGAACGGGCGAAAATCACCCAACCCTTTGGATACGTAGTCAAACCATTCACTTCCAAAGATTTACGTATAGCCATTGAGATGGGTTTGTTAAAACATCGCTTAGAACGTGACATTCGAGAAAACCGCGATCGGTTAGCGACTCTGCTAAACTCAATCAGTGATGCTGTCATCGCCACTGATGAGTGTGGAATCGTCACATTCATGAATCCTGCTGCGGAAATTTTAACTGGTTGGCATCAAGGAGATGCTGTAGGAAACGAGATATCGAGAATTTTTTGTATTGTTGATGAAGTTACAGAAACTATTTTAGAAAATCCGGTCACAAAAGTTTTAAGAGAACAAAAAGTTGTTTATTTAGAAGATTTCACATCTTTAATTACTAAAGATGGCAAAAGAGTGCCAATCGGAGATAGTGCTTCACCCATCATCGGTTTACCTGATCAAGTAAATGGTGTAGTCATTGTCTTTTGGGATTTGAGTGAAAGACGGCAAACAGAATTCCTAGAACAAGCACTACAAAAAGAGCGAGAATTAAATAATCTTAAGTCTTTATTTATCTCTACTGTTTCCCATGAATTTCGTAATCCCTTAAGTGTGATTCAAACGGCAATAGAACTGATAGAACTGCATGGAGAAAATTTAACAGAAGCCAAGAAAAATATTTACATCAAAAGAATCAAAGGTGCAGTGCAATCGATGAAGCATTTGATGGAAGATGTATTGTTTATGGGTAAGTCTGAAGCAGGAAAAATGGATTGTCATCCTGCACCAGTCAACTTACAAAAGTTTTGTCAGGATTTGATAGAAGAATTTACATCTGTAGATATTACTGGACATGAAATTATTTTTACTTGTCATAGTGAACTTACAGAAGCTTATATGGATGAACGACTTTTAAATTATATATTTGTTAATTTACTATCGAACGCGGTTAAATATTCTCCACACAAGGAGACTATTAGATTTGATTTAACTTGTGACTTGAATGAAGGTGTAGCAATTTTTCAGATTCAAGATGAAGGAATTGGTATCCCGGAAGCAGATCAAATTCATCTATTTGAATCATTCTATCGAGCTTCAAATTCTCAAGAAATTCAGGGTACTGGATTAGGTTTGGTAATTGTCAAAAGATGTGTTGAAGCTCACAATGGACAAATTAGTGTGAGTTCTCAACTAGGCGTTGGTACGACATTTACAATCACCTTACCTTTAATTACCCAGTCGGCTGCTATGTAGTCAATAGTCAATAGTCAATAGTCATTAGTCATTAGTCATTGGTCATTGGTCAATAGTCAATAGTCATTAGTTATTAGTCATTAATCCTATACTCAGGACTCTCTCACTCACCACTCTGTTCTTCTTATCTGGGTTTTTAAGATCCATGTTGGGTTGCGCTGCAATTAACCCAACCTACATCTAATGCTTGCAAAAACGTAATTACGAATTACGAATTACGAATTACAATACCAACGGCTTTGTCAAAACGCAGCATTTCTAAACTTCTATCACCATAGACACCTTCTATTTGCTGATGGCAGCACTCTATGGCAAAATCATTGAGTTCTTCTGGCTCAATACCGTACATATCTTGAAATATGTTTGTTTCTACACGACAAAATCGGGGACGATCGCAGTAGATGCGGCATTCTCTTGTAGTATGGTCAAAGTTAATGCACCATCCATCTTCACCCACCATGCTCAGATACAGTTCCAGTTCTTTGGGGGTGAGATATTCCGCGATGTCTGGACGTTC
Coding sequences within it:
- a CDS encoding GAF domain-containing protein codes for the protein MLFPDNEDQRLQSLNQYHILDTPPEEVFDDLVQLATDICQTPIAVISFLDADREWFKSKVGIKESEISRHLGFATHTILQNEILIIPDTWQDERFANNPIVRAEPNLRFYAGVPLVNSHGFVLGSLAVIDTSPRNLSLRKQTALQRLARQVMRHLELHQVKQNLQKSEDRFRTILEAIPVPLVISRIFDGLILYANSEFCKTFNFPQRNLTELTTSDLYQNPDDRRQILEALSHNGSLHNYDIQLKRADGNSLWAIASIQYLNFNNEYAVLKILHDITERKQVEAELQAQNSLLQSIFERIPLMIALGNREGKINWVNQELENVLGWSLEDFQNRDVFAELCPNTQYRQSVINFIQAAERVWGDFKTHLRDGRVLDTSWTNISLPNEQIIGIGQDITTRKQTERALKAQIEQEQLMRSITQRIRQSLHLQDILNSTVKEIKDLLGVDRVLVYQFAPDMSGRIVAESIEPGWTVALNVEIEDTCFQTGGGEEYYQGRKRAIANIYHAGLTDCHINLLEQFQVKANLVVPILLEVSEESSKPSLWGLLVAHQCSHPRQWEEHELDLLDQLSVPIAIAIQQSSILQQAQNELVERQKAEVSLRSALAEKEILLKEVHHRVKNNLQIVSGLLLLHSQSLKDPELIRTLQESQNRVESISLIHKNLYTSPNIGQIDVADYVNNLATSILMSYQSDPAKIKLLTNISSINLNVDQAIACGLIINELLSNSLKHAFLQQTQGKINIELQKVGENIELIVKDNGIGLPDSIDWRNTNSLGLSLVYDLAVEQLEGTVTVKSQHGTVFKIKFPQ
- a CDS encoding ATP-binding protein, with protein sequence MVQAKILVVEDEIIVARTISSQLHQLGYMVTATASSGKVAIAKASETKPDLVLMDIILKGEMDGITTASYIREYMDIPVIFLTAYGDDNTIERAKITQPFGYVVKPFTSKDLRIAIEMGLLKHRLERDIRENRDRLATLLNSISDAVIATDECGIVTFMNPAAEILTGWHQGDAVGNEISRIFCIVDEVTETILENPVTKVLREQKVVYLEDFTSLITKDGKRVPIGDSASPIIGLPDQVNGVVIVFWDLSERRQTEFLEQALQKERELNNLKSLFISTVSHEFRNPLSVIQTAIELIELHGENLTEAKKNIYIKRIKGAVQSMKHLMEDVLFMGKSEAGKMDCHPAPVNLQKFCQDLIEEFTSVDITGHEIIFTCHSELTEAYMDERLLNYIFVNLLSNAVKYSPHKETIRFDLTCDLNEGVAIFQIQDEGIGIPEADQIHLFESFYRASNSQEIQGTGLGLVIVKRCVEAHNGQISVSSQLGVGTTFTITLPLITQSAAM
- a CDS encoding YkgJ family cysteine cluster protein, translated to MATWQCVKQCGACCNLDPSERPDIAEYLTPKELELYLSMVGEDGWCINFDHTTRECRIYCDRPRFCRVETNIFQDMYGIEPEELNDFAIECCHQQIEGVYGDRSLEMLRFDKAVGIVIRNS